A stretch of Mytilus edulis chromosome 11, xbMytEdul2.2, whole genome shotgun sequence DNA encodes these proteins:
- the LOC139495469 gene encoding putative nuclease HARBI1 — protein MADCSAICVATCVAMELMESSDDESNFLLESDRKDRHKTQDFFEWTVPRYFPDMFKKFFRISPQSFELVCQLLGANEQLAKRTYRGGRQEIPLEKKVMIVLRYLASQETILGISDRFNITVSTFTKYREKVVNAINDLLPRFVQWPEELDSVAIKFNEMGTYEFQNIIGAIDGSHIPIEQPLECPNSYYNRKKFHSVILQAVCKDDLSFVNICVGMPGRCHDAKAFKHSHLSEIGDELCRQGQYHILGDAAYALMRWLITPFRDNGNLTREQYNFNKFLSSKRQVIERAFALLKGRFRRLKYVSIRDIKCICKIISACCVLHNICLQSDEDIAEFIDAEIDELDANLGENFPVNADNGEGILKRNNLTIELNRVNS, from the exons ATGGCCGATTGCAGTGCTATTTGTGTGGCAACTTGTGTTGCCATGGAATTGATGGAATCTTCAGATGATGAGTCAAATTTCCTTTTGGAaag TGATCGAAAGGATCGTCATAAAACACAGGACTTTTTCGAGTGGACAGTTCCAAGATATTTCCCAGATATGTTCAAGAAATTTTTTAGGATTTCACCTCAGTCTTTTGAACTTGTATGTCAACTGTTAGGAGCTAATGAACAATTGGCAAAAAGAACATATCGAGGGGGACGACAAGAAATACCATTGGAGAAAAAAGTAATGATCGTTTTGCGATATTTAGCATCACAAGAAACTATTTTAGGAATAAGCGATCGGTTTAATATAACTGTTTCAACATTTACCAAGTACAGAGAAAAGGTTGTTAACGCAATAAATGATCTTCTCCCCAGATTTGTTCAGTGGCCTGAAGAATTGGATTCTGTCGCAATAAAGTTTAATGAAATGGGGACATACGAATTTCAAAACATTATAGGGGCAATCGATGGAAGCCACATTCCGATTGAGCAGCCATTGGAATGTCCCAATTCAtactataatagaaaaaaatttcaCTCTGTAATTTTACAGGCCGTATGCAAAGACGATCTTAGTTTCGTTAACATTTGTGTAGGTATGCCAGGAAGATGCCATGACGCTAAGGCGTTTAAGCATTCTCATTTATCTGAAATTGGAGATGAACTCTGCAGGCAAGGACAATATCACATTCTAGGCGATGCGGCTTACGCACTAATGAGGTGGCTTATAACACCATTTCGCgacaatggaaatttaacaagAGAGCAATATAATTTCAACAAATTTCTGTCATCCAAAAGACAGGTAATTGAAAGAGCCTTTGCGTTGTTAAAAGGACGTTTTCGTCGTTTGAAATACGTTAGCATTAGAGATATCAAgtgtatttgtaaaataatttcagCCTGCTGTGTTCTCCATAATATCTGCCTACAAAGTGATGAAGACATTGCTGAATTTATTGATGCAGAAATTGATGAATTGGACGCAAATTTAGGGGAGAACTTTCCAGTGAATGCAGACAATGGAGAAGGTATCTTGAAGAGAAACAATCTAACTATCGAATTAAACAGAGTCAACAGCtaa
- the LOC139495470 gene encoding uncharacterized protein isoform X2 has translation MKDRFERMKKKLKTSGESNIEIPTEFTVFESQHDVQPKYLLDSSKPKKAESSSEEEETSNPTPSKRKMKVSTSCPEPQAKEKKKKKTTDRFELLAEASERRHTEKMECFKSLIDVMKDIAKK, from the exons ATGAAGGATAGATTTGAAAGAAtgaaaaagaaactaaaaacaaGTGGCGAGAGTAACATTGAAATCCCAACAGAATTTACAGTGTTTGAAAGCCAACATGATGTACAACCAAAATATCTGTTGGATTCCAGTAAGCCTAAAaaag CTGAAAGTTCCAGTGAAGAGGAAGAAACTAGTAACCCAACGCCTTCCAAGAGAAAAATGAAAGTGTCTACTTCATGTCCTGAACCTCAAG ctaaagaaaagaagaaaaagaagacaactgaTCGTTTCGAGTTATTGGCTGAGGCATCAGAAAGGCGACACACGGAAAAAATGGAATGCTTCAAAAGTCTTATAGATGTCATGAAAGACATTGCAAAAAAGTAG
- the LOC139495470 gene encoding uncharacterized protein isoform X1, which translates to MKDRFERMKKKLKTSGESNIEIPTEFTVFESQHDVQPKYLLDSSKPKKAESSSEEEETSNPTPSKRKMKVSTSCPEPQVDLMTPFTKNSWRGYLLHQSCNIAGHSCRNSIVKSINQREMGGFLGNPFGFIRVAYLTRFPTTTPRYQTCDKMTKQIEFKFHSGCQNGC; encoded by the exons ATGAAGGATAGATTTGAAAGAAtgaaaaagaaactaaaaacaaGTGGCGAGAGTAACATTGAAATCCCAACAGAATTTACAGTGTTTGAAAGCCAACATGATGTACAACCAAAATATCTGTTGGATTCCAGTAAGCCTAAAaaag CTGAAAGTTCCAGTGAAGAGGAAGAAACTAGTAACCCAACGCCTTCCAAGAGAAAAATGAAAGTGTCTACTTCATGTCCTGAACCTCAAG TTGACCTCATGACGCCTTTCACTAAGAATTCCTGGAGGGGGTATCTTTTACATCAGTCGTGTAACATTGCTGGTCATTCATGCCGAAATAGCATTGTAAAAAGCATAAACCAAAGGGAGATGGGAGGTTTTTTAGGAAATCCTTTTGGATTTATTAGAGTTGCTTACCTGACTAGGTTTCCAACCACTACGCCAAGATACCAAACATGTGACAAGATGACGAAACAAATCGAGTTTAAATTTCATTCAGGATGTCAAAATGGATGCTAA
- the LOC139494172 gene encoding uncharacterized protein has product MSKMAEKLVLPKLPARRETAIISVVKDGEIFRKFIVRTDIVTLLKLESGDEEAMSRFLEERDYVDGQVTVSILRVESSQATDMPSMSTQASTSATSQASTSATSQASTSSTSATSLASTSAKQIPSTSSTWSKDSEKFLLDLYDKYEKM; this is encoded by the exons ATGTCCAAGATGGCGGAAAAGTT AGTTCTTCCAAAGTTGCCGGCCAGGAGAGAAACTGCAATCATTTCTGTTGTCAAAGATGGAGAAATATTCCGAAAATTCATAGTAAGAACAGACATAGTAACGTTGCTAAAGTTAGAAAGCGGAG ATGAAGAGGCTATGTCCCGATTTTTGGAAGAAAGGGATTATGTCGATGGTCAGGTAACTGTTAGTATCCTGAGAGTGGAATCTAGCCAAGCTACGGATATGCCTAGTATGAGCACTCAAGCCAGCACAAGTGCCACTAGCCAAGCCAGCACAAGTGCCACTAGCCAAGCCAGCACAAGTAGCACAAGTGCCACTAGCCTAGCCAGCACAAGTGCCAAACAGATACCATCGACAAGCTCAACATGGTCTAAAGATTCTGAAAAATTTTTGCTTGATTTGTATGATAAATACGAGAAGA TGTAG
- the LOC139495471 gene encoding putative nuclease HARBI1, with protein MADCSAICVATCVAMELMESSDDESNFLLESDRKDRHKTQDFFEWTVPRYFPDMFKKFFRISPQSFELVCQLLGANEQLAKRTYRGGRQEIPLEKKVMIVLRYLASQETILGISDRFNITVSTFTKYREKVVNAINDLLPRFVQWPEELDSVAIKFNEMGTYEFQNIIGAIDGSHIPIEQPLECPNSYYNRKKFHSVILQAVCKDDLSFVNICVGMPGRCHDAKAFKHSHLSEIGDELCRQGQYHILGDAAYALMRWLITPFRDNGNLTREQYNFNKFLSSKRHVIERAFALLKGRFRRLKYVSIRDIKCICKIISACCVLHNICLQSDEDIAEFIDAEIDELDANLGENFPVNADNGEGILKRNNLTIELNRVNS; from the exons ATGGCCGATTGCAGTGCTATTTGTGTGGCAACTTGTGTTGCCATGGAATTGATGGAATCTTCAGATGATGAGTCAAATTTCCTTTTGGAaag TGATCGAAAGGATCGTCATAAAACACAGGACTTTTTCGAGTGGACAGTTCCAAGATATTTCCCAGATATGTTCAAGAAATTTTTTAGGATTTCACCTCAGTCTTTTGAACTTGTATGTCAACTGTTAGGAGCTAATGAACAATTGGCAAAAAGAACATATCGAGGGGGACGACAAGAAATACCATTGGAGAAAAAAGTAATGATCGTTTTGCGATATTTAGCATCACAAGAAACTATTTTAGGAATAAGCGATCGGTTTAATATAACTGTTTCAACATTTACCAAGTACAGAGAAAAGGTTGTTAACGCAATAAATGATCTTCTCCCCAGATTTGTTCAGTGGCCTGAAGAATTGGATTCTGTCGCAATAAAGTTTAATGAAATGGGGACATACGAATTTCAAAACATTATAGGGGCAATCGATGGAAGCCACATTCCGATTGAGCAGCCATTGGAATGTCCCAATTCAtactataatagaaaaaaatttcaCTCTGTAATTTTACAGGCCGTATGCAAAGACGATCTTAGTTTCGTTAACATTTGTGTAGGTATGCCAGGAAGATGCCATGACGCTAAGGCGTTTAAGCATTCTCATTTATCTGAAATTGGAGATGAACTCTGCAGGCAAGGACAATATCACATTCTAGGCGATGCGGCTTACGCACTAATGAGGTGGCTTATAACACCATTTCGCgacaatggaaatttaacaagAGAGCAATATAATTTCAACAAATTTCTGTCATCCAAAAGACATGTAATTGAAAGAGCATTTGCTTTGTTAAAAGGACGTTTTCGTCGTTTGAAATACGTTAGCATTAGAGATATCAAgtgtatttgtaaaataatttcagCCTGCTGTGTTCTCCATAATATCTGCCTACAAAGTGATGAAGACATTGCTGAATTTATTGATGCAGAAATTGATGAATTGGACGCAAATTTAGGGGAGAACTTTCCAGTGAATGCAGACAATGGAGAAGGTATCTTGAAGAGAAACAATCTAACTATCGAATTAAACAGAGTCAACAGCtaa
- the LOC139495475 gene encoding uncharacterized protein isoform X2 yields MSKMAEKLVLPKLPARRETAIISVVKDGEIFRKFIVRTDIVTLLKLESGDEEAMSRFLEERDYVDGQVTVSILRVESSQATDMPSMSTQASTSATSQASTSATSQASTSATSLASTSAKQIPSTSSTWSKDSEKFLLDLYDKYEKSKSFIKNKWVRISQEIAEKLSIQVTPEQCRIKIRSMKDRFERMKKKLKTSGESNIEIPTEFTVFESQHDVQPKYLLDSSKPKKAESSSEEEETSNPTPSKRKMKVSTSCPEPQAKEKKKKKTTDRFELLAEASERRHTEKMECFKSLIDVMKDIAKK; encoded by the exons ATGTCCAAGATGGCGGAAAAGTT AGTTCTTCCAAAGTTGCCGGCCAGGAGAGAAACTGCAATCATTTCTGTTGTCAAAGATGGAGAAATATTCCGAAAATTCATAGTAAGAACAGACATAGTAACGTTGCTAAAGTTAGAAAGCGGAG ATGAAGAGGCTATGTCCCGATTTTTGGAAGAAAGGGATTATGTCGATGGTCAGGTAACTGTTAGTATCCTGAGAGTGGAATCTAGCCAAGCTACGGATATGCCTAGTATGAGCACTCAAGCCAGCACAAGTGCCACTAGCCAAGCCAGCACAAGTGCCACTAGCCAAGCCAGCACAAGTGCCACTAGCCTAGCCAGCACAAGTGCCAAACAGATACCATCGACAAGCTCAACATGGTCTAAAGATTCTGAAAAATTTTTGCTTGATTTGTATGATAAATACGAGAAGAGTAAATccttcataaaaaataaatgggtgaGAATATCCCAAGAGATTGCGGAAAAACTCTCAATACAAGTTACTCCAGAGCAGTGTAGGATCAAAATAAGAAGTATGAAGGATAGATTTGAAAGAAtgaaaaagaaactaaaaacaaGTGGCGAGAGTAACATTGAAATCCCAACAGAATTTACAGTGTTTGAAAGCCAACATGATGTACAACCAAAATATCTGTTGGATTCCAGTAAGCCTAAAaaag CTGAAAGTTCCAGTGAAGAGGAAGAAACTAGTAACCCAACGCCTTCCAAGAGAAAAATGAAAGTGTCTACTTCATGTCCTGAACCTCAAG ctaaagaaaagaagaaaaagaagacaactgaTCGTTTCGAGTTATTGGCTGAGGCATCAGAAAGGCGACACACGGAAAAAATGGAATGCTTCAAAAGTCTTATAGATGTCATGAAAGACATTGCAAAAAAGTAG
- the LOC139495475 gene encoding uncharacterized protein isoform X1 yields MSKMAEKLVLPKLPARRETAIISVVKDGEIFRKFIVRTDIVTLLKLESGDEEAMSRFLEERDYVDGQVTVSILRVESSQATDMPSMSTQASTSATSQASTSATSQASTSATSLASTSAKQIPSTSSTWSKDSEKFLLDLYDKYEKSKSFIKNKWVRISQEIAEKLSIQVTPEQCRIKIRSMKDRFERMKKKLKTSGESNIEIPTEFTVFESQHDVQPKYLLDSSKPKKAESSSEEEETSNPTPSKRKMKVSTSCPEPQVDLMTPFTKNSWRGYLLHQSCNIAGHSCRNSIVKSINQREMGGFLGNPFGFIRVAYLTRFPTTTPRYQTCDKMTKQIEFKFHSGCQNGC; encoded by the exons ATGTCCAAGATGGCGGAAAAGTT AGTTCTTCCAAAGTTGCCGGCCAGGAGAGAAACTGCAATCATTTCTGTTGTCAAAGATGGAGAAATATTCCGAAAATTCATAGTAAGAACAGACATAGTAACGTTGCTAAAGTTAGAAAGCGGAG ATGAAGAGGCTATGTCCCGATTTTTGGAAGAAAGGGATTATGTCGATGGTCAGGTAACTGTTAGTATCCTGAGAGTGGAATCTAGCCAAGCTACGGATATGCCTAGTATGAGCACTCAAGCCAGCACAAGTGCCACTAGCCAAGCCAGCACAAGTGCCACTAGCCAAGCCAGCACAAGTGCCACTAGCCTAGCCAGCACAAGTGCCAAACAGATACCATCGACAAGCTCAACATGGTCTAAAGATTCTGAAAAATTTTTGCTTGATTTGTATGATAAATACGAGAAGAGTAAATccttcataaaaaataaatgggtgaGAATATCCCAAGAGATTGCGGAAAAACTCTCAATACAAGTTACTCCAGAGCAGTGTAGGATCAAAATAAGAAGTATGAAGGATAGATTTGAAAGAAtgaaaaagaaactaaaaacaaGTGGCGAGAGTAACATTGAAATCCCAACAGAATTTACAGTGTTTGAAAGCCAACATGATGTACAACCAAAATATCTGTTGGATTCCAGTAAGCCTAAAaaag CTGAAAGTTCCAGTGAAGAGGAAGAAACTAGTAACCCAACGCCTTCCAAGAGAAAAATGAAAGTGTCTACTTCATGTCCTGAACCTCAAG TTGACCTCATGACGCCTTTCACTAAGAATTCCTGGAGGGGGTATCTTTTACATCAGTCGTGTAACATTGCTGGTCATTCATGCCGAAATAGCATTGTAAAAAGCATAAACCAAAGGGAGATGGGAGGTTTTTTAGGAAATCCTTTTGGATTTATTAGAGTTGCTTACCTGACTAGGTTTCCAACCACTACGCCAAGATACCAAACATGTGACAAGATGACGAAACAAATCGAGTTTAAATTTCATTCAGGATGTCAAAATGGATGCTAA